One bacterium DNA segment encodes these proteins:
- a CDS encoding sigma-70 family RNA polymerase sigma factor, with translation MTSPDSLSDRDAALVAQVARGDEAAFEELVGRHQHSVFNTIHRYVGDRSAADDIAQEVFVIVWNKAGTFKGKSSFATWLYRIVVNQCLQFRRRRQRRPAAVSIDAMDAESPPDALQVGDGREQAERTAAVRRALAELPDRQRIALVLSHYEGHTYTEIAEMMGTSVPSVESLIFRAKDELRRKLIGLRSRP, from the coding sequence GTGACCAGTCCTGACTCTCTCTCGGACCGCGACGCGGCGCTTGTCGCCCAAGTCGCGCGCGGGGATGAAGCCGCGTTCGAGGAGCTGGTCGGAAGGCATCAGCATTCCGTGTTCAACACCATCCACCGTTATGTCGGTGACCGCAGCGCGGCCGACGACATTGCCCAGGAAGTCTTCGTCATCGTCTGGAACAAGGCGGGCACGTTCAAGGGCAAGTCGTCGTTCGCAACGTGGCTGTATCGGATCGTCGTGAACCAGTGCTTGCAGTTCCGCCGCCGCCGACAGCGAAGGCCCGCGGCAGTCTCGATTGACGCCATGGACGCGGAAAGCCCGCCAGACGCGCTGCAGGTCGGAGACGGCCGCGAGCAGGCGGAGAGAACCGCCGCAGTAAGGCGGGCGCTGGCCGAGTTGCCTGACCGGCAGCGGATCGCCCTCGTGCTATCACACTATGAGGGACACACCTACACTGAAATTGCGGAGATGATGGGTACGTCGGTGCCGTCGGTCGAGTCGCTCATATTCAGGGCCAAGGACGAACTGCGGCGCAAGCTCATTGGCCTTCGGAGCAGACCATGA
- a CDS encoding periplasmic heavy metal sensor, whose translation MNRKLLVVGLVVSVLINLVAIFTFGSFWREESRRRHGPPPAPAAGNPQQSLGALKERFQLTDAQMDTMRALFEFRRTTQRPVRDRLEAQQAEILRLLQEPELNQARVDSLLQGVIAAQDSLEAGALGVMLRMRNALTPEQRLRLPELFRDLQQAGQQPQSGSRPGPDKEPGKGPRPGPGGEPRPGQMPSEGPGPGQPPPAGPGHK comes from the coding sequence ATGAATAGGAAGTTGCTCGTCGTCGGCCTCGTGGTCTCGGTGTTGATAAACCTCGTGGCGATTTTCACGTTCGGTTCCTTCTGGCGTGAGGAATCACGCCGCAGGCATGGTCCGCCGCCCGCGCCCGCAGCCGGCAATCCGCAGCAATCGTTGGGCGCACTGAAAGAAAGATTCCAGCTCACCGACGCGCAGATGGACACGATGCGCGCCCTCTTTGAGTTCCGACGTACGACCCAGCGGCCGGTGCGCGACCGGCTGGAGGCACAGCAGGCAGAGATACTCAGGCTCCTGCAGGAACCGGAACTCAACCAGGCCCGCGTGGACTCGCTGCTGCAGGGCGTCATTGCCGCCCAGGATTCGCTCGAAGCCGGGGCGCTGGGAGTGATGTTGCGCATGAGGAACGCCCTGACACCTGAGCAGCGTCTCCGTCTGCCGGAGTTGTTCCGCGACCTGCAGCAGGCCGGGCAGCAGCCGCAGAGCGGCTCTCGTCCCGGTCCGGATAAGGAACCGGGCAAAGGTCCTCGCCCCGGGCCAGGGGGAGAACCTCGGCCCGGCCAAATGCCTTCAGAAGGACCGGGCCCCGGCCAGCCGCCGCCCGCAGGCCCTGGTCACAAGTAG
- a CDS encoding DUF1566 domain-containing protein → MSRHVAARIAAILALALVLSANGLDYPVVDTHQDSCYDTLHVIPPPAPGQPFFGQDAQFNGNQPSYRKNGDGTVTDLNTGLMWVQERGVMTSADSAISGAADCRIGGYSDWRLPNAKELQSVVDYTRAPAAINSSQRGPAIDTSVFAITAITNERGDTDYPWFWTGTTHLDGPLGSQYTPAVYVTFGRASGWMMLPGNSYYSFLDVHGAGAQRSDPKRGSPKDFYLGLDSLGDSVFGRGPQGDCIHIENYVRLVRNAGAGIEQGHSALPGRDRPTFTACPNPFRTQTAISLQLTANSPARIAVCDASGRIIRSFAIRKSPFANRYSVTWDGADGSGSRVSPGVCFFRLDCAGTAAEAKLLKLD, encoded by the coding sequence TTGAGCCGGCACGTCGCTGCTCGAATCGCCGCGATACTGGCTCTTGCGCTCGTCCTGTCGGCCAATGGGCTTGACTATCCGGTCGTGGATACCCACCAGGATAGCTGCTACGACACACTCCACGTTATCCCACCGCCCGCGCCGGGCCAGCCGTTCTTCGGCCAAGACGCCCAGTTCAACGGCAATCAGCCGTCGTACCGGAAGAACGGCGACGGCACGGTGACGGACCTGAACACAGGCCTGATGTGGGTGCAGGAGCGCGGCGTTATGACGTCGGCGGACAGCGCCATATCGGGCGCGGCCGACTGCCGGATCGGAGGCTATTCGGACTGGCGGCTGCCGAACGCCAAGGAGCTGCAGTCCGTCGTGGACTACACGCGCGCGCCTGCGGCCATCAACTCGTCCCAGCGCGGGCCGGCAATCGACACGTCGGTCTTCGCAATCACCGCCATAACCAACGAGCGCGGGGACACTGACTACCCGTGGTTTTGGACCGGCACGACCCATCTCGACGGGCCGCTTGGCTCACAGTACACGCCGGCGGTCTACGTCACGTTCGGCCGGGCCTCGGGCTGGATGATGCTCCCCGGCAACTCGTACTATTCGTTCCTCGACGTGCACGGTGCCGGGGCGCAGCGGTCCGACCCCAAGCGCGGCAGCCCGAAAGACTTCTACCTCGGCCTCGACTCGCTGGGCGATTCGGTATTCGGCCGGGGTCCGCAGGGCGACTGCATCCACATCGAGAACTACGTCCGGCTGGTCCGCAACGCCGGCGCCGGCATAGAACAAGGGCACAGCGCGCTGCCTGGCCGCGACCGCCCGACATTTACCGCATGCCCCAACCCGTTCCGCACCCAGACAGCTATCAGCCTACAGCTAACGGCTAACAGCCCGGCGCGGATAGCGGTGTGCGATGCGTCCGGCCGCATCATCCGCTCGTTCGCTATTCGCAAATCGCCATTCGCCAATCGTTATTCAGTAACCTGGGACGGTGCCGACGGCAGCGGCAGTCGCGTCAGCCCGGGCGTCTGCTTCTTCAGGCTCGACTGCGCTGGGACCGCTGCTGAAGCCAAGCTGCTCAAGCTGGACTAG
- a CDS encoding SUMF1/EgtB/PvdO family nonheme iron enzyme yields MGILSVLLLSFALRSTVAQVPSSGISAMQLDLPAMTLIKSGDFVMGDHYGYVDTAHPSDEVPLHTVHIDSFYIGTYITTNQEYCDYLNSAYGQGLIHVNNNIVYPVGDTHMLYLTHQDSVYYSIGWNGSTFSVVDFRAKHPVVGVLWLGTAAYCNWLSQQEGFSQCYDLSTGKCDFTRNGFRLPTEAEWEYAGRGGQYNPYYIYPWGNDTTNPAIANWPSSGDPYETGPYPYTTPVGFYDGSLRRKSDYNWPGSDTTYQTANGGNAYGLYDMAGNVWEFINDWYNKDYYSVSPYSNPPGPDTGSTMPDGKPCHGMRGGNWWSGTFGWSRVSNRDPSYYRGPGNDWFHVGFRVARPLRGAGVDDGAVTTPRLKLLANNPNPFRFSTRLTYSVPSTGLVTLRVYDVLGHEVATLVNATKQPGSYAVQWDARRNAAGVYSCRLQAGGETTTRTLQLVK; encoded by the coding sequence ATGGGCATATTATCAGTACTTCTTCTGAGCTTCGCGCTGAGGTCGACCGTAGCTCAGGTCCCGAGTTCCGGCATCAGCGCCATGCAGTTGGATCTGCCGGCCATGACACTCATCAAGAGCGGGGATTTTGTGATGGGTGACCATTATGGCTATGTTGACACGGCACATCCGAGCGACGAGGTTCCTCTGCATACGGTCCATATAGACTCTTTCTACATCGGCACTTACATCACCACCAATCAGGAGTACTGCGACTATCTGAACTCCGCGTATGGGCAGGGGCTCATCCATGTAAACAACAACATCGTCTATCCGGTGGGCGACACTCACATGCTATACCTCACCCATCAGGATTCGGTGTACTACAGCATCGGCTGGAACGGCAGCACGTTCTCGGTCGTCGATTTCAGGGCTAAGCACCCGGTCGTGGGTGTGCTGTGGCTGGGCACGGCCGCGTACTGCAACTGGTTGAGCCAGCAGGAGGGATTCTCCCAGTGCTACGACCTTTCGACCGGGAAGTGCGATTTCACCAGGAACGGCTTCCGGCTGCCCACCGAGGCGGAATGGGAATACGCCGGCAGGGGCGGGCAGTACAATCCATACTACATCTATCCCTGGGGGAATGACACGACGAACCCGGCCATCGCCAACTGGCCAAGTTCCGGCGACCCGTATGAAACGGGTCCGTATCCGTATACTACGCCGGTCGGATTCTACGACGGGTCGCTGAGGCGGAAATCCGACTACAACTGGCCCGGCAGTGATACGACCTACCAGACGGCAAACGGAGGCAACGCGTACGGCCTTTACGACATGGCGGGCAATGTCTGGGAGTTCATCAACGACTGGTACAACAAGGACTACTACAGCGTCAGCCCCTATTCCAATCCGCCTGGTCCGGACACGGGCTCAACCATGCCCGATGGGAAACCCTGCCACGGCATGAGGGGCGGGAATTGGTGGAGCGGGACCTTTGGCTGGTCGCGAGTCTCGAACCGCGACCCTTCGTACTACCGCGGGCCGGGGAACGACTGGTTCCACGTCGGATTCCGGGTCGCTCGTCCCTTGCGTGGGGCGGGCGTCGACGATGGCGCTGTGACAACTCCGCGCCTCAAGCTGCTGGCGAACAATCCCAATCCGTTCCGTTTCTCAACCCGCCTCACGTACAGCGTTCCGTCAACGGGGCTCGTGACGCTGCGGGTGTACGACGTCCTGGGGCACGAGGTGGCGACGCTGGTCAACGCGACGAAGCAGCCCGGCTCCTACGCCGTACAATGGGATGCGCGCAGAAACGCGGCAGGCGTTTACTCGTGCCGTTTGCAGGCCGGCGGTGAGACGACGACCCGCACACTGCAACTGGTCAAGTAA
- a CDS encoding zf-HC2 domain-containing protein: MMNCSDVRKKLAAFSDGGLDPAAKELVSRHLDSCPGCREELVQLQQLDSELDRFAAVEPEPYFSTRVRQRIAARQAHRRSPWFGRVLVPTGAVGAILFAALVGTSLGKTVYGWRTSARTTTQVAGTSLSVLDVPESGSLAQFSERLFPGGGNE, encoded by the coding sequence ATGATGAACTGTTCAGATGTCCGCAAGAAACTGGCCGCCTTCAGCGATGGCGGCCTAGACCCGGCGGCCAAAGAGCTGGTTTCCCGGCACTTGGATTCGTGTCCCGGCTGCCGGGAGGAACTCGTCCAGTTGCAGCAGCTCGATTCCGAGCTCGACCGGTTCGCCGCAGTCGAGCCCGAACCGTATTTCTCGACGCGGGTCAGGCAACGGATTGCCGCCCGGCAGGCACATCGACGGTCGCCGTGGTTTGGCCGCGTGCTGGTACCAACCGGAGCCGTCGGAGCGATCTTGTTTGCTGCCTTGGTGGGAACCAGCCTGGGCAAGACCGTGTATGGTTGGAGAACATCGGCGCGGACGACAACGCAAGTCGCCGGAACCAGCCTTTCCGTGCTCGATGTGCCGGAGAGCGGGTCCCTCGCTCAGTTCAGCGAGCGGCTTTTCCCGGGAGGTGGAAATGAATAG